The sequence CAGGATATGGCGGTCTTCAAACCGCGCGATATACATCGGCACGCCGCCCGCCTGACAGAGGCAAAGGGGGTGTTCCCGATTCGAATAGGCATCCGCCAACCGGTCGTCGAACACAGTATCTGCGACATCGACATCAATCCCACCCATGCGGATATGCCGGCTCATGGTTTTTCGGTTCCTGCGGTCATCATGGGCATAGTCTCCTCTTCACGCGTAAGGCTGCGTTAGGTTGCTCCTGCGGTTTTCACCGACTTGCTGTTCGTCGGGGTTCTTCTTGCATCAATCGAACTCTGCCGATTCTCATTCTCCCAGTTTCAGGTACAATGACGCTCACCGCGAAAGGACAACGCATGCGAAATCCCGCAGACGGCGATCACAACCCCCTCAACGGTGCCTCCGGCGCTGCTGCCCCGATGTCCGTTCTCATCGCATTGCCCTTCAATGTGCTCGAGGCCATTGGGCGCGCTGGTTTCTACACCGCCTGGTATCTGCTCTATTTCGTCGCCTGCGCGTTTCGGGCCTTCACTGGCTTTCTCGTTCTCGCCGGCATCGTCATGCTTCCTGTATCGCTCGGGGTCTTCGTCAATCCCGATGCCGCGCCGATGCCGTGGTGGTTCTTCTTGTCTGCGGCTGTGGGCATGTTCGTATTCGCGCTCGCCTACAATCTGTTCATCGGCTGGTTCGCGCCGCCCGGCGCAGAAGATCCGTTCGACCGGTATCGGCCATCGCCAACGGCCTGCAAGCGCCGATAGCGCGAAGACAGAACCGGCAGACTTCAAAGAAACACCATTCAAGGAGATGGCCGCATGTCGAGTATCACCAAAGCGGCAAACGCCACGGACCAGATTCAGGACCACGTCAGCGTCGCAATTGATCGACTTCAGCACGGGTTCAACGGCCGGATTGTCAACGGATACGGCATCTATTCCGACCCCTCCATGCGTCGCTCGGATTTGGTCGAAGCGCAGAAAGCCATTGAGGCGGCGTTGTCTGTCATGCGAAGCACCGACTGGCCGAGCAACGCGGAATACGACGCGCTTGATCAGGGCAGCGAAGAGTCGGTCAACTCGCCTTGACGAACCTGTTTGGACCAGCCTGCGCATCCATGTCCTTTCTCCGGAAGTAGATCGCCCGCCCGCAGCGGATCGGATCATGGCCCTGCACGATGATGATCTGCTCGTCCTTGCGCATCTGTTGCGTGATTTCGTGGGGCATGATCAGCGGTCGGCGTTGCAGGTTCAGGCTTTCCGACTTCCGCATTCCGCCGTTCGAATTGCTCCACCCGACATTGCGAGATTTCCCCTGAACCTCAACGGTCATCTCACCGCATTGGGCGGAGACGTTGCGCGCCGTGTCGAGTGCTTTGATCGCGGCATAGGAGGCGAAGGCGCAGCCATCAATCCATGACGTCGCGCCATCTTTCCCGAAATGCCGTTCGAGCTGACCAACCGATTGGTACATGAGCATCAGGGTGATGCCATATTTGCGGCCGCGATCACGCGCCTCTTCGAGAACGCGCATATAGCCGAGCAAGTCCACCTCATCCAACATGAAGAGGGCGCGGCGTTCGAACGCGCCGTCGGCTTGCGTCATGGCATTGATCAGTGAGCCGATGATCACCCTGCCGATGCCGGGATAAGACCGCAGGATCGCCGCCGGGATGTTCAGGAACACGTCCTTTTTGCCTGAGACGATATCGCTCGATTTGAACGTTCGCCCGCAGACCAGTGCGGCGTAATCGTCGAGCGACAGCCACTGCGTATCCTTCGACGCCGTGGAGTACACGCCGGAGAATGTCTGCTCGGTCATGTTGGTGAAGACGCCGAGCGTTTCGCGGATGAACGCAGACGCCGATGTCTCCTGAATATCGCGCAGCATGGCGAGCACCGAGGGTTCCGGCTCGGAGACGATCTGGCGCAAACTGCGCAGGTTCCGTCGGCCGGCATATTCCGGAGAGAGCACCACATGGGCCAGCAACCCCGTCAGAAGGTTGTGCGCCTGGTTCTGGAAATAGCTACCGGTCGAGGATTCGAAGCGCGCGCTTTCCGACAGCAGCATGTGGGCTACCGCGACGATATCCTCCTCCTTGTGTTTTGACGTTTCGATCCAGTCGAGCACGTTGAAACCCGTCACCGGATTTGTCGGATCGAGAACCATGCATTCGCGCCCGAGCTTTTGGGTGCGGTGCTCGACAACCATCGGTGCGACCTCGGTCGAGGGATCGAGGCAGATCAGGGGGCCGGTATAGCGCAACGCCGTCGGCACCACATTGCTGGTGGTCTTGAATCCGCCTGAGCCGGCGAAGAACAGCATATGGGTGGAATCGAAATCCTGCTTATAGGTGAGCAGCGGCGCGGTGCCGCCGCTTCCCCATGTCTCGCGGTCGGCCGGATCGAACGGCACGTCGCGGATCGTTTCCTTGTCGACGCGGTAACGTTCGCCGACGACGATCTCGCCGTCTGGCGGAAACAGCTTTGCGGCGGCCGACATGGTGAGCCAATCGGCATCACCGAAGGTTCCGCGCTTGGCGCGCTTCACCGGATCGGACACGACGACCGATATCCGCGCCGATATCGCGACGATGACGAAACCGACGGCCGCAGCAATGACGGCGAAGAAGTCGAGATAGGACAGCACCTCGTCCCAGGTCACCGAGCCGCTCTCGACGGATGGGGACAGCCGCGCATATTCGCGCAAAGCGTAAAAGCCGGCGACCCCGAGAAAGCAGATCAGGCTGACCATCGCCACCGGCCGGCGGCGGTGCATCGGCAGCGCGAAGACAGTGATCAATCCCGCGATCGGACCGAAGAGCAGATTGGGAACGGGTGCTGAGCGTAAGAACCAATAGGCATTGGCAGGCGAGAACCCGCCCGCCATTGCCTGCCATCTGTACGATGTGATCGCCAGGGTCATCGCTGTCACGACGGCAGGCACGATTGCCCATAACAGCGCCGGCTTCAGTTTCGTCTTTCCCGCCATGACCGGCTTCCTCTTGCTGGCGCTTAGTCGCCGTTGGCCTTCTCGGAATCGTCGGAGACGGGCGATCCCGCATCCGCCGCTTCGGCGTCCTTCATGCGGTCGCGTTGGAACGCCATGCCGCCTTTTGCTTTCAGCCGATGATGCTCGGGCGATCCGACGCGTACGGTCGCGGCTTCCAACAGGACACCGAGCAGGAACGCCCGGTCGGCCTGTCGCAGCCCGGCCTTCACCACCAATCCGCCGAGCGTGATCTTCTCGCGCGCGTCTTTCTTGCGATCCTCTGTCATCGTCTGCCGCCGCTTTCGTTCCAGGGCCACAATCCGCCGATCGAGGCGCTTAAGCAGATGCGCCTGAAGGCCCCTTGGCGCTTTTGCGAAATCGCGCGGCGATCTCCTCGAAGACAGCGTCGAGCTCATTGTCGGGAATATCCATCTCGGCCAGTCCTGCCTTGGCCGCCGCGCGCGCGAAGCGCTCATTGGCCTTGGCGAGGATTCCACGGCGTTTTTCGCGTAGTTTATCTATCTGGGCGTCAATCTCTGAAATCGATGATTTAGCGCGCATTTTCTACCTTATCCTTTCCGGAAGCCTTCCTTTGCACGGCGATTATACCGTGTAGAAACGCATAGTAAAAGATGCTAGTTTGCGCCGAGCCGTGAGGCTCACTTTTGGTCTGCGCCCGCAAGGGCGCATCCCGAGAAGCGGCATCGGTCCTGCGGCCCGATCTGTTCGAGGGCGCAATATACGTCGCGGAACGCGACATGCTTGGGAGAGGGTCTGATCGCATGGCGATCATGTTCGTACGGGCACAGGTGATCAGCCGGGGAGCGGGACGCAGTGTCGTCTCGGCCGCGGCCTATCGCCATCGTACGAGGATGGACGAAGAGCAGACGGGGATGAGCTTCCGGTATGAGGGCGGCAAGGCCGAGCTCGTGCATGAAGAGCTGGCGCTGCCGGATCAGACGCCGGCATGGCTCCGCACCATGATCGATGGGAGGACGATCGCCGGCGCCAGCGAGGTGTTGTGGAATGCCGTCGATACCTTTGAGAAGCGGGTGGACGCGCAGCTTGCCCGCGAGATGATCTTCGCGCTGCCGGAGGAGCTGTCGAAGGCGGAGAACATTGCCCTGGTGCGCGAATTCGTCCGCGACCATCTGACATCAAAGGGCATGGTCGCCGACTGGGTCTATCACGACAAGGACGGCAATCCGCATATCCACCTGATGACCACCTTGCGGCCTCTGACCGATGATGGTTTTGGCAACAAGAAGGTCGCGGTTCTCGGCGATGACGGCAAGCCACTGCGTGTCGTCACCCCGGATCGGCCGAAGGGCAAGATCGTCTATCGGCTGTGGGCTGGTGACAAGGACACGATGAAGGCGTGGAAAATCGGCTGGGCGGAAACGGCCAACAAGCATCTTGCGCTTGCCGGTCACGATATCCGCCTGGATGGGCGCAGCTATGCCGAGCAGGGCCTCGACGGCATCGCCCAAAGCCATCTCGGTCCGGCAAAAGCGGCCTTGGCCCGAAAGGGCAGGGAGATGTACTTCGCACCAGCCGCCCTGGCGAAGCGGCAGGAAATGGCCGACCGCCTTGCCGATGAACCCGGCCTTTTGCTGAAGCAGCTCAGCCGGGAACGTTCGACATTCGACGAGCGGGAAATCGCCAAAGCACTGCATCGCTATGTCGACGATCCGGCGGTCTTCGCCAATATCCATGCGCAACTGATGGCGTCGTCGGATCTGGTGACGCTGAAGCCGCAGCAGATTGATTCGGACACAGGAAAGGTTGCCGACGTCGCCGTGTTCACCACACGCGCCATGCTGCGCACCGAATACGATATGGCGCAGTCGGCGCGGGAGCTGTCGCGTCGATCGGGCTTCACGGTGACGTCCGAAAAAGTCGGTAACGCCATTCGCCTGGTGGAGAGCCGCGATCCGGAGAAGCCGTTCAGGCTCGACGCCGAACAGGTCGACGCCGTCCGGCACGTCACCGGCGATAGCGCTATATCCGCCGTCGTAGGGTTGGCCGGTGCGGGCAAATCCACCTTGCTCGATGCGGCGCGCATTGCCTGGGAGGCGGACGACCGTCGCGTCGTCGGAGCGGCCCTTGCCGGTAAGGCCGCCGAGGGTCTTGAAGAGAGTTCCGGGATCAAATCACGCACGCTCGCCTCATGGGAACTGGGCTGGGCGGACGGTCGGGACACGCTGCAAAAGGGCGATGTGCTGGTTATCGACGAGGCCGGCATGGTGTCGTCGGAACAGTTGGCGCGTGTCTTGAAGATTGTCGAGGACGCTGGAGCAAAAGCGGTGCTGGTCGGGGATCCGATGCAGCTCCAGCCGATCCAGGCGGGCGCGGCGTTCCGGGCGATTGTCGAGCGCATCGGCTTTGCCGAATTGACCGGTGTTCGTCGCCAGCGCGAGCAGTGGGCGCGCGGTGCCTCCCGCCTGTTCGCGCGCGGGAAGGTCGAGGAGGCGCTCGACGCTTATGCGCAACATGACCGCATCGTCCAGCTTGAAACCCGCGATGCGGTGATCGAGCGGATCGTCGAGGATTGGGGGCAGGCGCGGGCGGATTACCGGAAGAAGGCGGAATCGGAAAGCCGCGTTCTCACCGGTTCGGAACTGCTGGTTCTGGCGCAAACCAATGATGATGTCGGAAAGCTCAATCATGCGATCCGCACCGTGATGCGTCGTCAGGAAGCGCTTGGCGAAGACCGCGCGTACCAGACCGAGCGGGGCGCGCGGCAGTTCGCGATTGGCGACCGACTGATCTTCCTCGAAAACGCCCGCTTCTTTGAGAAGCGCGCCGAGCATCTCGCTGTTCAGCAAGTGAAGAACGGCATGCTCGGAACCGTCGTTCGCACGACGAACGAGCGGGGCGAGACGCTGCTCACGGTAAAGCTTGATGCGGGGCGGGAGGTAACCTTCGGCCAGGACACCTATCGCAATGTCGACCACGGCTATGCGGCCACCGTGCACAAATCTCAAGGCGCGACCGTGGACAGGACGTTGGTTCTGGCCACCGGCATGATGGATCAGCATCTCGCCTATGTTGCGATGTCGCGACATCGCGATCGGGCCGATCTCTATATGGCGCACGAGGATTTTGCGCCGCGCGAGAAATGGGGCAGGGCGCAGCGCGTCGATCACGCCGCCGGCGTCACCGGTCAACTGGTCGAAACCGGCGAAGCGAAATTCCGTCCAAACGACGAAGATGCAAAAGAGAGCCCATATGCCGACGTCAAAACCGACGACGGCGTGGTCCATCGCGTCTGGGGTGTCAGCCTTCCGAAGGCTATTGAGAAAGGCAGCGTCGAGATCGGCGACACCGTCACCTTGCGCAAGGACGGAGTTGAGCACGTCACGGTGAAGATACCGGTCGTGGATCCCGAAACCGGCAAAAAGACCTTCGAGGAGCGTGAGGTCGAACGCAATGTCTGGACCGCAGAGCGGGCCGAGACCGCGGATGTACGCCAAGAACGTCTCGCGCAGGAAAGTCATCGTCCGGAACTGTTTAAGTCATTGGTCGAGCGCCTGTCCCGCTCCGGCGCCAAGACGACGACGCTCGATTACGAATCCGAAGCGGGCTACCAGGCACAGATTGTCGACTTCGCCCGCCGCCGCAACATGGATCATGCCATCGAGCTTGCTGCCGGAATGGAGCAGGGGATGGAGCGGCGCCTGTCGTGGATTGGTGCACAACGTGATCGCGTGGCGCGGCTTTGGGAGCGCGCCAGCGTCGCACTCGGCTTTGCGATCGAGAAGGAGCGCAGCGTCTCCTACGACGATAGGGCGGTTCGGACGCAAACGGTGGATCCGGCATATGTCGGTGTATCTGGAATTGCGCCCGCGCAGATTGGGGCGGCTGCCGAACAGACGCGATATCTGCTCGCGCCACAGGCGAGTTTTATCCGCTCGCTGGACGAAGACGCGCGGATCGAGCATCTTGCCTCGGCACGGTGGAAAGAGCGAGAGGCGATCCTGCTGCCCGTGCTCGAGCGTATCTATCGCAATCCTGCCGCTGCCCTCGATCGTCTGAACGCGGAGGCGTCGGCCTTTGAAGTCGAGCCACGGCAGCTCGGTGAAAAGCTTGCTCGCAGTCCCTCGATGCTTGGGGCCATGCGTGGCAGCGACAGCCTGGTCGACGGCCAGATAGCGCGGAAGGAACGGGCTGAGGCCGTCGCCGCTGTCGCAGAGCTCGGCCCCCTGGCGCGCAGTCACGCCGAAAACTTCAAGCATGACCGGGCCAATTTTGAGAACCGTGAGCATGCGCGCCGCGCCGCCATGGCGCTTTCGGTCCCGGCACTGTCCCCGCATGCGGTGGCGCGGCTCAATGAAGTCGAGGCGGTTCGCGAGAAGGGCGGCGAAGGCGCCTACAAGACGGCCTTTGCCTATGCAGCGTCAGAGCGCTCGCTGGTGCAGGAGATGAAGGCCCTCGGCGAAGCGCTGACCGCCCGCTTCGGCTGGAGCGCCTTTACCGAAAAGGCCGACCAGTATGCCGAAAAGCAGATGGTCGCGCGCATGCCTGAGGGAGTGCCAGAGGCAAAACGGCAAGAGCTGACGACGTTGTTTGCGGCCGTGCGCCGCTTCAACGAACTGCAGCATCTGGCCGAGAGGCGCGATCCGTCGCGGATCGTGGCGCCAGCGGCCTACGATCCGGCCACGGCTCCAGAGATGTCCAGGCCACCCGCGTTGCCGATGCTCGCGGCGGTCACCGAGTTCGCGGCAACTGTCGATGATGAAGCCAAAAAGCGTGCGCTGGAGGTTCCCCGCTATAGGCAACAGCGCGCAGCACTTGCTGAGGCCGCGCAGCGCGTCTGGCGCGATCCTGCGGCGGCCCTTGCGACGATTGAGGCTCTGGTCGTCAAGGGCGTCGAGCCCGAGCGCATCGCGCGTGCCGTCGCGAACGACCCCGCGGCTTATGGCGCACTGCGCGGTTCCGACCGCGTTGTGGATCGGCTCATGGCCACCGGGCGGGAACGCAAGGCTGCGGTCGAAGCCGTGGCGAGCGCAGCCGCCAGCGTCGTTGCAACGGGCAAGGCCTGGCAGGGCGCGTTCGACGCCGAGAAGGCGGCCATTGCCGCAGATCGGGAGCGAATGAGCGTACCGGTGCCCGGACTGTCACCACGGGCGGTATCCGAGCTGGCCCGCGTGACGGCCACAGCCGAGAAGTCTCCCAAGGACATAACCCGGCTCGTCCGTTCTCTGGATGCAAAGGTGAGAGCGGAGTTCGCAGCCGTCAGCAATGCGCTCGACAAGAGGTTCGGGCCGAACGCGATTGGACGTGCGCAGGCAAACGTCATCGATCGGGTGCCGGCGGCGCAGCGCAAGGTCTTCGAGGCCATGCAGCCCCGCCTCAAGGTGCTGCAGAATGCCGTTCGCGCCGACAAGGCCCAGGACATCATCGCCGAGCGCCAGATGCGGGCACTCAACCAGACCAAAGGCATCACGAGATAGCAGAAGGGACAAGACAATGGCCGGACAGATAACAACGCTCGACG comes from Hoeflea sp. 108 and encodes:
- the traG gene encoding Ti-type conjugative transfer system protein TraG yields the protein MAGKTKLKPALLWAIVPAVVTAMTLAITSYRWQAMAGGFSPANAYWFLRSAPVPNLLFGPIAGLITVFALPMHRRRPVAMVSLICFLGVAGFYALREYARLSPSVESGSVTWDEVLSYLDFFAVIAAAVGFVIVAISARISVVVSDPVKRAKRGTFGDADWLTMSAAAKLFPPDGEIVVGERYRVDKETIRDVPFDPADRETWGSGGTAPLLTYKQDFDSTHMLFFAGSGGFKTTSNVVPTALRYTGPLICLDPSTEVAPMVVEHRTQKLGRECMVLDPTNPVTGFNVLDWIETSKHKEEDIVAVAHMLLSESARFESSTGSYFQNQAHNLLTGLLAHVVLSPEYAGRRNLRSLRQIVSEPEPSVLAMLRDIQETSASAFIRETLGVFTNMTEQTFSGVYSTASKDTQWLSLDDYAALVCGRTFKSSDIVSGKKDVFLNIPAAILRSYPGIGRVIIGSLINAMTQADGAFERRALFMLDEVDLLGYMRVLEEARDRGRKYGITLMLMYQSVGQLERHFGKDGATSWIDGCAFASYAAIKALDTARNVSAQCGEMTVEVQGKSRNVGWSNSNGGMRKSESLNLQRRPLIMPHEITQQMRKDEQIIIVQGHDPIRCGRAIYFRRKDMDAQAGPNRFVKAS
- a CDS encoding conjugal transfer protein TraD, which gives rise to MSSTLSSRRSPRDFAKAPRGLQAHLLKRLDRRIVALERKRRQTMTEDRKKDAREKITLGGLVVKAGLRQADRAFLLGVLLEAATVRVGSPEHHRLKAKGGMAFQRDRMKDAEAADAGSPVSDDSEKANGD
- a CDS encoding TraC family protein, whose product is MRAKSSISEIDAQIDKLREKRRGILAKANERFARAAAKAGLAEMDIPDNELDAVFEEIAARFRKSAKGPSGASA
- the traA gene encoding Ti-type conjugative transfer relaxase TraA; its protein translation is MAIMFVRAQVISRGAGRSVVSAAAYRHRTRMDEEQTGMSFRYEGGKAELVHEELALPDQTPAWLRTMIDGRTIAGASEVLWNAVDTFEKRVDAQLAREMIFALPEELSKAENIALVREFVRDHLTSKGMVADWVYHDKDGNPHIHLMTTLRPLTDDGFGNKKVAVLGDDGKPLRVVTPDRPKGKIVYRLWAGDKDTMKAWKIGWAETANKHLALAGHDIRLDGRSYAEQGLDGIAQSHLGPAKAALARKGREMYFAPAALAKRQEMADRLADEPGLLLKQLSRERSTFDEREIAKALHRYVDDPAVFANIHAQLMASSDLVTLKPQQIDSDTGKVADVAVFTTRAMLRTEYDMAQSARELSRRSGFTVTSEKVGNAIRLVESRDPEKPFRLDAEQVDAVRHVTGDSAISAVVGLAGAGKSTLLDAARIAWEADDRRVVGAALAGKAAEGLEESSGIKSRTLASWELGWADGRDTLQKGDVLVIDEAGMVSSEQLARVLKIVEDAGAKAVLVGDPMQLQPIQAGAAFRAIVERIGFAELTGVRRQREQWARGASRLFARGKVEEALDAYAQHDRIVQLETRDAVIERIVEDWGQARADYRKKAESESRVLTGSELLVLAQTNDDVGKLNHAIRTVMRRQEALGEDRAYQTERGARQFAIGDRLIFLENARFFEKRAEHLAVQQVKNGMLGTVVRTTNERGETLLTVKLDAGREVTFGQDTYRNVDHGYAATVHKSQGATVDRTLVLATGMMDQHLAYVAMSRHRDRADLYMAHEDFAPREKWGRAQRVDHAAGVTGQLVETGEAKFRPNDEDAKESPYADVKTDDGVVHRVWGVSLPKAIEKGSVEIGDTVTLRKDGVEHVTVKIPVVDPETGKKTFEEREVERNVWTAERAETADVRQERLAQESHRPELFKSLVERLSRSGAKTTTLDYESEAGYQAQIVDFARRRNMDHAIELAAGMEQGMERRLSWIGAQRDRVARLWERASVALGFAIEKERSVSYDDRAVRTQTVDPAYVGVSGIAPAQIGAAAEQTRYLLAPQASFIRSLDEDARIEHLASARWKEREAILLPVLERIYRNPAAALDRLNAEASAFEVEPRQLGEKLARSPSMLGAMRGSDSLVDGQIARKERAEAVAAVAELGPLARSHAENFKHDRANFENREHARRAAMALSVPALSPHAVARLNEVEAVREKGGEGAYKTAFAYAASERSLVQEMKALGEALTARFGWSAFTEKADQYAEKQMVARMPEGVPEAKRQELTTLFAAVRRFNELQHLAERRDPSRIVAPAAYDPATAPEMSRPPALPMLAAVTEFAATVDDEAKKRALEVPRYRQQRAALAEAAQRVWRDPAAALATIEALVVKGVEPERIARAVANDPAAYGALRGSDRVVDRLMATGRERKAAVEAVASAAASVVATGKAWQGAFDAEKAAIAADRERMSVPVPGLSPRAVSELARVTATAEKSPKDITRLVRSLDAKVRAEFAAVSNALDKRFGPNAIGRAQANVIDRVPAAQRKVFEAMQPRLKVLQNAVRADKAQDIIAERQMRALNQTKGITR